A DNA window from Sulfitobacter noctilucicola contains the following coding sequences:
- a CDS encoding GAF domain-containing sensor histidine kinase — MNDLAERQATIQDHAAFLEGTHKFQSDIEMLADSALIGTILETVMLATNMRFAAVARVTEDHWVACRTVDEVNFGLHPGDEIEIQSTFCQSVRDTSNKVIFNDTATDDVYRDHPIAAKFGIVSYASIPIHRSDGTFFGTLCAIDPEPRDVKHPRSIAMLEMFADIIGQSLETEERLEAHEDMIAHERKLSRIQEEFVAVLGHDLRNPVAALDAGFRQLSTEPMTEKAQNILPMMRSSLRRMNDLIENIMLHAKARLGGGIRISAQSDAPLTEAITQVVEETRAATPEHEIELDLNFDRPVSCDAPRVAQAISNLLSNAVRYSTPGTPIRVQGLINKDGIEISVANKGPAVPEELRQDLFNPFRRGVHAAGEGLGLGLYIVSSIATAHNGRTEVVSERDMTTFSFKIPLLPISQ; from the coding sequence ATGAACGATCTGGCCGAGCGACAAGCGACTATACAAGATCACGCTGCCTTTTTGGAAGGAACGCACAAGTTCCAGAGTGATATTGAAATGCTGGCTGATAGTGCCTTGATCGGCACAATTCTAGAAACGGTCATGCTGGCTACGAATATGCGATTTGCCGCTGTCGCGCGGGTGACTGAAGATCATTGGGTCGCATGCCGCACCGTGGACGAAGTCAACTTCGGTTTGCATCCGGGCGACGAGATTGAAATCCAGTCGACCTTCTGCCAATCCGTCCGAGACACTTCAAACAAAGTCATTTTCAACGACACGGCGACCGATGATGTCTACCGAGATCATCCGATTGCGGCCAAGTTCGGCATTGTGAGTTACGCCTCGATCCCGATTCATCGCAGTGACGGGACGTTCTTTGGCACGCTTTGCGCAATCGACCCGGAGCCGCGCGATGTGAAACATCCGCGTTCAATAGCAATGCTGGAGATGTTCGCCGATATTATTGGTCAAAGTCTGGAAACAGAAGAGCGCCTGGAAGCGCATGAAGACATGATCGCGCACGAGCGAAAGTTAAGTCGCATACAAGAGGAGTTCGTCGCAGTTCTGGGGCACGACCTGCGCAATCCAGTCGCCGCACTTGATGCCGGTTTCAGACAGCTGAGCACCGAGCCGATGACAGAAAAGGCGCAGAACATTCTTCCGATGATGCGATCGTCCCTGCGCCGGATGAACGATCTCATCGAAAACATCATGCTGCATGCCAAGGCGCGCTTGGGCGGCGGCATTCGTATCTCTGCCCAGTCCGATGCCCCACTGACCGAGGCCATAACGCAGGTCGTCGAAGAGACGCGCGCTGCAACTCCTGAGCATGAGATCGAACTTGATCTGAATTTCGACCGACCGGTGAGTTGCGATGCACCGCGCGTCGCACAAGCGATTTCAAACCTTCTATCGAATGCCGTTCGTTACAGCACGCCGGGCACGCCAATCCGCGTTCAAGGGCTTATCAATAAAGACGGCATTGAAATCAGCGTCGCAAATAAAGGTCCCGCCGTGCCTGAAGAATTGCGGCAAGACTTGTTCAACCCATTCCGGCGCGGTGTTCACGCGGCAGGAGAAGGGCTTGGCCTTGGGCTCTACATCGTGTCGTCCATCGCCACAGCGCATAATGGTCGGACCGAGGTCGTGAGCGAACGCGATATGACGACATTCAGCTTCAAAATACCCCTGCTGCCGATCTCTCAGTAA
- a CDS encoding AAA family ATPase, with translation MPFDAKPVREVTRIAAYVCTDQGATVARSVVERNGGNSNLLHGGGLSGAGRMSESLPDVDIVLTEIGNIPVEMACECVSEICRTGADVIVLGEQTDIGTYRALLKSGALEYFAFPVTADDILSVEREAPRQPNPIEAAPPQPVTLSPVVAVAGCTGGVGASLLAQNLSFHAGGTKGNTNRTALLDADLHFGSQAIDLDRDETVGLFEALKAPDRVDTTFLNATMDHVSDHFSMYSHQARAGQNVLSYESGLSRILPALRTEFDAVVIDLPRTLMMQEIELTAQIDTLVLVIPAGFSGVTTATRVIERLSGEHPDLRIVPVLSEVRKDAGLSHKDVAATIGLPIAVTLPECGKALLRAHRAARPLIESQPKGAYASAVRKIWTTAMETTSTPEKPTRKSLIKRVFG, from the coding sequence ATGCCGTTCGACGCAAAACCTGTCCGCGAAGTTACCCGGATTGCCGCCTATGTCTGCACCGATCAGGGTGCCACTGTGGCGCGAAGTGTGGTGGAGCGGAACGGTGGCAACTCCAACCTGTTGCACGGTGGAGGGTTAAGCGGTGCAGGCCGGATGAGCGAGAGCTTGCCCGATGTCGACATCGTCCTGACCGAAATTGGCAATATCCCTGTCGAGATGGCCTGCGAATGTGTCTCGGAGATCTGCCGTACCGGTGCCGACGTGATTGTACTGGGCGAGCAGACTGATATCGGGACCTACCGCGCGTTGTTAAAGTCCGGCGCGCTTGAATACTTTGCCTTTCCCGTCACCGCCGATGACATACTATCAGTAGAGCGTGAGGCCCCCCGCCAGCCAAACCCGATCGAAGCAGCGCCGCCACAACCTGTGACGCTTAGCCCAGTTGTTGCGGTCGCCGGTTGCACGGGCGGTGTCGGCGCCAGTCTGTTGGCCCAGAACCTATCCTTTCATGCTGGTGGCACGAAGGGGAACACCAATCGTACTGCTCTGCTCGATGCTGATCTACACTTCGGCTCTCAAGCGATTGATCTGGACCGCGATGAAACGGTCGGATTGTTCGAAGCTTTAAAAGCACCGGACCGCGTTGATACGACCTTTCTCAACGCCACAATGGATCACGTGAGCGATCACTTTTCGATGTATTCCCACCAAGCACGCGCTGGTCAGAATGTGTTATCTTACGAGAGTGGACTGTCGCGTATTCTACCAGCATTGCGCACGGAATTTGATGCGGTGGTCATTGATTTGCCCCGCACCCTCATGATGCAGGAAATCGAGCTGACAGCCCAGATAGACACGCTTGTTCTTGTGATCCCCGCAGGGTTCTCCGGCGTCACCACTGCGACCCGCGTCATCGAACGGCTCTCGGGCGAGCATCCTGACCTTCGCATCGTTCCGGTGTTATCCGAGGTTCGCAAGGATGCCGGTCTTTCCCACAAAGACGTTGCCGCGACCATAGGTCTGCCAATTGCGGTGACGCTGCCCGAGTGTGGCAAAGCGCTGTTGCGTGCTCATCGTGCGGCACGCCCGCTTATCGAAAGCCAGCCCAAAGGCGCATATGCCAGCGCCGTCCGCAAAATCTGGACCACCGCGATGGAGACCACCTCCACCCCCGAGAAGCCAACGCGCAAATCTCTGATCAAAAGAGTGTTCGGATGA
- a CDS encoding NAD(P)-dependent oxidoreductase — protein sequence MAKQPMLKFVNVERDMPEKRPPDLRRTDFKEIYAEYADAKAKEQSSRCSQCGVPYCQSHCPLHNNIPDWLRLTAEGRLQEAYEVSQATNTFPEICGRICPQDRLCEGNCVIEQSGHGTVTIGSVEKYITDTAWEEGWVQPIKPHAERTESVGIIGAGPGGLAAADVLRRQGVQVTIYDRYDRAGGLLTYGIPGFKLEKDVVMRRNEQLEQGGVTFELNCDVGVDISFADIRAKHDAVIIATGVYKTREIQAPGVGVHGLERAIDFLTASNRKSFGDAVEEFDSGRMDAKGKRVVVIGGGDTAMDCVRTSIRQGAESVKCLYRRDRANMPGSQREVANAEEEGVQFEWLTAPKGFVGDPVTGVMVQKMRLGAPDATGRQAPEVIEGADYVEDADLVIMALGFEPEDLPTLWGEADLPVTRWGTITTEYVTGATALEGVYAVGDIVRGASLVVWAIKDGRDCAEAILAKMDAKTVLAAE from the coding sequence ATGGCGAAGCAACCGATGTTAAAATTTGTGAATGTCGAGCGGGATATGCCGGAGAAGCGGCCACCTGATCTGCGTCGCACAGACTTCAAAGAGATCTACGCCGAGTATGCGGATGCGAAGGCTAAAGAACAGTCCAGTCGCTGTAGCCAGTGTGGCGTACCGTATTGCCAGAGCCATTGCCCCCTGCACAACAACATTCCCGATTGGCTGCGTTTGACAGCTGAAGGGCGTTTGCAGGAAGCCTACGAAGTCTCGCAAGCGACAAACACGTTTCCCGAGATCTGCGGACGTATTTGCCCGCAAGACCGCCTTTGTGAAGGCAACTGCGTGATTGAGCAGTCCGGTCATGGGACGGTCACCATCGGGTCGGTCGAGAAGTACATTACCGACACCGCGTGGGAAGAAGGCTGGGTTCAGCCCATTAAACCACACGCGGAACGTACCGAAAGTGTCGGAATTATTGGTGCCGGGCCTGGTGGTCTGGCGGCGGCGGATGTGCTGCGCAGGCAGGGTGTGCAGGTCACCATATATGACCGCTACGACCGTGCCGGCGGGCTTCTGACCTACGGCATTCCGGGCTTCAAGCTTGAGAAAGATGTCGTGATGCGGCGCAACGAACAGCTTGAGCAGGGCGGCGTGACGTTCGAGCTTAACTGCGATGTTGGTGTTGATATCAGTTTTGCCGACATCCGCGCCAAGCATGATGCTGTCATCATCGCCACGGGTGTCTACAAAACACGCGAGATTCAGGCCCCCGGTGTCGGGGTTCATGGATTAGAGCGTGCGATTGATTTTCTGACGGCAAGCAATCGCAAGAGCTTTGGTGACGCCGTCGAGGAATTTGATTCTGGCCGCATGGATGCCAAAGGCAAACGTGTCGTGGTTATCGGTGGGGGCGACACGGCAATGGACTGTGTACGCACTTCTATCCGTCAGGGTGCCGAAAGCGTTAAGTGTCTCTACCGCCGTGACCGTGCGAATATGCCGGGCAGCCAACGTGAAGTGGCTAATGCCGAAGAAGAGGGCGTTCAGTTCGAATGGCTGACCGCGCCCAAAGGGTTTGTCGGTGATCCCGTCACCGGCGTGATGGTGCAAAAGATGCGTTTGGGCGCACCGGATGCAACAGGGCGTCAGGCACCAGAGGTGATTGAGGGTGCGGATTACGTCGAAGACGCCGATCTGGTCATCATGGCGCTGGGGTTTGAGCCGGAAGACCTGCCAACCCTCTGGGGTGAAGCAGATCTGCCAGTGACACGCTGGGGTACGATCACAACGGAATATGTCACGGGTGCAACGGCGCTTGAGGGTGTTTACGCCGTTGGTGATATCGTGCGCGGTGCGTCCTTGGTCGTCTGGGCAATTAAAGACGGACGCGATTGCGCCGAGGCTATTTTGGCAAAAATGGACGCCAAGACGGTATTGGCGGCCGAGTAG
- a CDS encoding Flp family type IVb pilin — MTNIITSIQTFARKFKNDESGATAIEYALMAALIGGAIIGTVTLLGEDTNSSYNEIRTTLNGETSSGS; from the coding sequence ATGACCAACATCATCACATCCATCCAGACATTTGCCCGCAAATTCAAAAACGACGAAAGCGGTGCAACTGCGATTGAATACGCCCTGATGGCGGCTTTGATTGGTGGTGCCATTATCGGCACAGTGACGCTGCTTGGGGAAGACACGAACTCTTCTTACAACGAAATCAGGACAACGTTGAACGGCGAAACATCCAGCGGCAGCTAA
- a CDS encoding complex I NDUFA9 subunit family protein, translating to MSKLVTVYGGSGFVGRYIVRRMAKAGWRVRVAVRRPNEALFVKPYGVVGQVEPILCNIRDDDSVRAAMVGADAVVNCVGILVENGKNRFDAVQAEGPERIARLAAENGVTQMVHVSAIGADMESSSDYAASKGEGEAGVLKHMPQAMILRPSIVFGPEDQFFNRFAGMTRMSPVLPVAGGDTLFQPVYVDDIARAAVMGVTGAAPGGIYELGGPETDTFRGLMERMLNVVHRRRLILNLPKWIAGIMAFSFDMLQAVTFGLLTNNMLTRDQLKNLSNDNVVADGAMGFADLGIQPVAMESVLADYLWRFRPSGQYDAIKTSAQNLRNN from the coding sequence ATGTCCAAACTGGTAACGGTCTATGGCGGTTCAGGCTTTGTCGGGCGCTACATTGTAAGGCGTATGGCCAAGGCGGGCTGGCGCGTACGGGTTGCTGTCCGGCGTCCTAACGAGGCGCTATTCGTTAAGCCGTATGGCGTTGTCGGGCAGGTCGAACCGATTTTGTGCAATATCCGCGATGACGATTCTGTGCGTGCCGCGATGGTGGGTGCGGATGCGGTTGTGAACTGCGTTGGTATTCTGGTGGAAAATGGCAAGAACCGTTTTGATGCGGTTCAGGCAGAAGGACCTGAACGGATCGCACGCCTTGCTGCGGAAAACGGTGTCACACAGATGGTTCATGTCTCTGCCATTGGTGCTGACATGGAATCTTCTAGCGATTACGCAGCCAGCAAGGGCGAAGGCGAGGCTGGTGTGCTCAAGCATATGCCTCAGGCGATGATCCTGCGGCCTTCAATCGTTTTTGGACCTGAGGACCAGTTCTTTAACAGATTTGCGGGTATGACGCGGATGAGCCCCGTTTTGCCTGTGGCGGGCGGCGATACACTATTCCAGCCGGTTTATGTGGATGATATCGCACGTGCCGCCGTTATGGGGGTGACCGGTGCAGCACCCGGCGGCATTTACGAGCTGGGCGGCCCCGAGACTGATACGTTCCGTGGACTGATGGAGCGTATGCTGAACGTCGTTCATCGTCGTCGCTTGATCCTGAACCTTCCCAAGTGGATTGCGGGGATCATGGCGTTCAGTTTTGACATGCTACAGGCGGTCACATTCGGTCTTTTGACAAATAATATGTTGACCCGTGACCAGCTAAAGAACCTATCCAATGACAACGTAGTTGCAGACGGGGCAATGGGTTTTGCCGATCTGGGTATCCAGCCTGTCGCGATGGAATCGGTTCTGGCGGACTATTTGTGGCGCTTCCGGCCATCGGGCCAGTACGACGCGATCAAAACATCGGCGCAAAACCTCCGCAATAACTGA
- a CDS encoding CpaF family protein → MTLHVSQPSLRDTLEQVLAIAEQIDAEGLSPAERANVAVTFVVESSEAIWPLALQRQILSDAVAALEGNNQSTAAPNAHTPVEVQTAPRLAQAPQPDAQTIARPSVVNTAGSSSEMMTLSSDMIRALSEILDFSELTGLPRADQERSIHDSIRKLSEDRKMHLNGQEVSDLVRVVLADMLGLGPLEALLADDRVTDIMVNGPHQVYVERSGKLELTSIRFRDNAHVFAVASRIVAAVGRRIDESQPMVDARLEDGSRVNVAVPPLAIDGPTITIRKFPTNPINLDSLVEGGSMTAQMASFLELAAFLRLNVLVSGGTGSGKTTLMNAMSQFIPEGERLVTIEDAAELRFQQPHVVRFETRPSNVEGTGEVTMRTLVRNALRMRPDRIIIGEIRGDEVLDLLQAMNTGHDGSMSTLHANSPREALTRVESMAALAGFAPGAGVVRRQLTDAVHLIVQVSRMRDGKRRITSISEIAGLEGDAITLQELFAFHTDPSSTRTAVRGEFRYSGFQPKFATRAAEYGVGDELASILGGRS, encoded by the coding sequence ATGACATTACATGTCTCTCAGCCGTCATTGCGCGACACACTGGAGCAGGTTCTTGCTATCGCAGAGCAGATAGATGCCGAGGGTCTTTCTCCGGCGGAACGCGCAAATGTTGCCGTGACCTTTGTCGTGGAAAGTTCGGAGGCAATTTGGCCGCTGGCCTTGCAGCGTCAGATCTTGTCTGATGCGGTTGCAGCCCTTGAAGGGAACAACCAGAGCACCGCGGCACCTAACGCACATACACCAGTTGAGGTGCAAACCGCCCCCCGTCTGGCCCAAGCGCCGCAACCCGATGCTCAGACCATCGCGCGCCCCTCGGTCGTAAATACTGCTGGCAGCTCATCCGAGATGATGACGCTGTCGAGTGATATGATCCGCGCCTTGTCCGAGATCCTCGACTTCTCGGAGCTTACCGGATTGCCCCGCGCCGATCAGGAACGGTCTATCCACGATAGTATCCGCAAGCTGTCGGAAGACCGCAAAATGCATCTGAACGGACAGGAGGTGTCCGATCTGGTGCGTGTGGTCCTGGCAGACATGCTGGGTCTTGGCCCGCTTGAGGCCCTGCTGGCCGATGACCGCGTTACCGACATCATGGTAAACGGACCGCATCAGGTTTACGTCGAACGGTCCGGCAAGCTTGAACTGACCTCCATCCGGTTTCGCGACAACGCGCATGTTTTTGCCGTCGCAAGCCGCATCGTCGCCGCTGTCGGTCGTCGTATTGATGAATCCCAACCAATGGTTGACGCCCGCCTCGAAGATGGCAGCCGCGTCAACGTGGCAGTACCGCCACTTGCCATCGACGGGCCGACAATCACCATCCGCAAATTCCCAACCAACCCGATCAATCTGGATAGCCTTGTCGAAGGCGGCAGCATGACGGCGCAGATGGCGTCCTTTCTGGAACTTGCAGCCTTTTTGCGCCTCAACGTGCTGGTATCCGGCGGTACGGGATCCGGTAAAACCACTTTGATGAACGCGATGTCGCAGTTCATTCCCGAAGGTGAGCGTCTGGTGACAATCGAGGATGCCGCCGAACTACGTTTTCAGCAACCGCATGTCGTCCGCTTTGAAACCCGCCCGTCGAACGTTGAGGGGACTGGCGAAGTGACAATGCGGACGCTGGTCCGCAACGCGTTGCGGATGCGGCCGGACCGGATCATCATCGGCGAAATTCGCGGCGATGAAGTGCTCGATCTGTTGCAGGCCATGAACACCGGCCATGACGGCTCCATGAGCACCCTGCACGCCAACTCTCCCCGCGAGGCGCTGACGCGGGTAGAAAGCATGGCCGCGCTTGCGGGCTTTGCACCCGGCGCCGGTGTTGTGCGCCGTCAGCTGACCGACGCGGTGCATCTGATCGTACAGGTATCCCGCATGCGCGACGGCAAACGCCGTATTACATCAATATCGGAAATCGCAGGTTTGGAAGGTGACGCGATCACCTTGCAAGAACTGTTCGCGTTCCACACTGATCCGTCCAGCACCCGAACCGCCGTCAGGGGTGAATTCCGTTACTCCGGTTTCCAACCGAAATTTGCGACGCGGGCCGCAGAATATGGCGTCGGGGATGAACTTGCATCAATACTCGGAGGCAGATCATGA
- a CDS encoding undecaprenyl-diphosphate phosphatase, with the protein MEPSTTLVAAFLGLLEGLTEFIPVSSTGHLLLAGHFLGFESAGRAFEVVIQLGAVLAILTIYAGRLISVFRAAPHDPQARRFILSILIAFLPAAVIGVLAHGFIKTVLFETPMLIAVMLVVGGVILLLVERIAPEPTHDDAMAFPLLMALKIGFIQCLAMIPGTSRSGSTIVGALLLGASKRAAAEFSFFLSMPTMAGAFTYDLYKNRDVLDAAALNEIAVGFVFAFIAAVLVVKWLLGYVSRHGYALFGWWRILVGGAAIIALTAGY; encoded by the coding sequence ATGGAGCCATCAACAACACTCGTAGCGGCGTTTCTTGGGCTGCTTGAAGGCCTGACCGAGTTCATTCCCGTTTCTTCGACTGGCCATCTTTTGTTGGCGGGACATTTCCTCGGGTTTGAAAGTGCGGGCCGTGCGTTTGAGGTGGTGATCCAGTTGGGCGCGGTGTTGGCGATCCTGACGATTTACGCGGGCAGGTTGATTTCGGTTTTCAGGGCCGCCCCCCATGATCCGCAGGCACGTCGGTTTATTCTTTCTATCCTGATTGCTTTTCTGCCTGCTGCTGTCATCGGCGTGTTGGCGCATGGATTTATCAAAACGGTCTTGTTCGAGACACCCATGCTCATCGCTGTGATGCTGGTTGTGGGGGGCGTGATCCTGTTGCTGGTTGAGCGGATAGCGCCTGAGCCGACGCATGATGATGCGATGGCGTTCCCGTTACTGATGGCGTTGAAAATCGGGTTTATTCAGTGTCTCGCGATGATACCCGGCACCTCGCGGTCCGGATCCACTATCGTGGGGGCGTTGCTTTTGGGGGCAAGCAAGCGAGCTGCCGCAGAGTTTTCGTTCTTTCTATCGATGCCGACGATGGCGGGCGCATTCACCTATGATCTCTACAAGAACCGCGATGTTCTTGATGCGGCTGCCCTGAATGAAATTGCGGTTGGCTTTGTGTTCGCTTTCATAGCTGCGGTTCTCGTTGTGAAGTGGTTGCTGGGATATGTCAGCAGGCATGGGTACGCTCTGTTCGGATGGTGGAGAATCCTTGTTGGCGGTGCTGCGATTATTGCGCTGACAGCTGGTTATTGA